In one Pygocentrus nattereri isolate fPygNat1 chromosome 21, fPygNat1.pri, whole genome shotgun sequence genomic region, the following are encoded:
- the dnajc14 gene encoding dnaJ homolog subfamily C member 14 — translation MAGHWDPVDISAGISVGDVAMNDQICEETCYGSLSSHSVFSQSQTRESGDPASEEVLDNLQQEDSGYMEAVEDKEKAEESGYTRTNGRMDQLEEDENSVFNETDEKGCRNGEKFNNESGSRNSASAKKGKSKKSGSGSGPAEQCSSWTSPSSVSYKSCLSSSGASRHKQVRRRNHHHHNQGRLRRQTGAQLMAAFREFLAESVSPWTISCIHMVVDLIVSLTHRCGIAVESGAVALYDFGSLVFFKVTDISGMKQDLRRIADWTWCMGAALVVWVSKATSMAQRGIVSSFGLLSVAVCLGARLMKSVLERLGGERGRRWWLALQNCWVWKKGAMIIGRVRGWFCKRSSSDESSNPESPYRDKCQPGQELERLLALAQVPEDELDPFNVLGVNTHATESELKRAYRQLAVQVHPDKNKHPRAGEAFKVLRAAWDIVSNPETRREYELKRMAATELSRSMNEFLTKLQDDLKEAMNTMMCTKCEGKHKRFEMDREPHEARFCAECNKRHSAEEGDLWAESSMLGLRITYFAFMDGKVYDITEWAGCQRIGISPDTHRVPYHISFGSKSNSGTNRHRSPSDHPPGAGSPADLQDFFNRIFQGGSPADASSNGGFFSSGTPPHHPSGAGAGTGGLFSGPPPQPGFFNPGAQRGEASECWTEGGKHPRRRKKARKPFQR, via the exons ATGGCTGGACACTGGGATCCAGTGGATATAAGCGCTGGGATTTCTGTGGGTGATGTCGCAATGAATGACCAAATATGTGAAGAGACTTGCTATGGATCTCTTTCTTCCCATTCTGTTTTTAGTCAGTCACAGACAAGGGAAAGCGGTGATCCAGCATCCGAGGAGGTGCTGGACAATCTACAGCAAGAAGACTCTGGTTACATGGAAGCAGTGGAGGATAAGGAGAAAGCGGAAGAAAGTGGGTATACAAGAACAAATGGCAGGATGGATCAGCTGGAGGAAGACGAGAATAGCGTGTTTAATGAAACTGATGAGAAAGGATgcagaaatggagaaaagtTCAACAATGAGTCTGGATCTCGGAATTCTGCATCAGCGAAGAAAGGGAAGTCCAAGAAAAGTGGATCAGGTTCAGGGCCAGCTGAGCAGTGTTCGTCATGGACATCCCCATCATCCGTTTCCTATAAATCTTGTCTGTCCTCCTCTGGAGCGAGCAGGCACAAGCAGGTCCGTCGACGGAACCACCACCATCACAACCAGGGCCGCTTACGAAGGCAGACTGGTGCCCAGTTGATGGCAGCATTCCGTGAGTTCTTAGCGGAGTCTGTCAGCCCGTGGACTATTTCCTGTATCCACATGGTAGTGGACCTCATTGTGTCTTTGACCCACCGCTGTGGGATCGCCGTAGAATCAGGAGCAGTTGCACTTTATGACTTTGGCTCACTCGTGTTCTTCAAGGTCACGGATATCTCCGGAATGAAGCAGGATCTAAGACGAATTGCAGACTGGACCTGGTGCATGGGTGCAGCTCTTGTAGTTTGGGTTAGTAAGGCCACAAGCATGGCCCAACGAGGCATTGTGTCCAGTTTTGGTCTCCTGAGTGTAGCAGTGTGCTTGGGTGCCCGATTGATGAAAAGTGTTTTGGAAAGGCTGGGTGGAGAAAGAGGAAGGCGATGGTGGCTTGCTCTTCAGAACTGCTGGGTGTGGAAGAAAGGAGCCATGATTATTGGAAGGGTTAGAGGATGGTTCTGTAAGCGCAGCTCCTCAGATGAATCATCAAATCCAGAATCTCCCTACAGAGATAAGTGTCAGCCTGGACAAGAGCTTGAGAGACTGCTGGCACTGGCGCAG GTCCCTGAAGATGAGCTGGACCCCTTTAACGTCCTGGGTGTGAACACCCATGCCACAGAGTCTGAACTTAAGCGAGCCTATAGGCAGCTGGCTGTACAG GTCCATCCAGACAAGAACAAGCACCCACGTGCTGGCGAGGCTTTCAAAGTCCTTAGAGCAGCATGGGACATCGTCAGTAACCCAGAGACAAGACGGGAGTATGAACT GAAGCGAATGGCAGCAACAGAGCTATCCAGATCAATGAATGAGTTCCTGACGAAGCTGCAGGATGACCTGAAAGAAGCCATGAACACCATGATGTGCACCAAATGTGAAGGCAAGCACAA GCGCTTTGAGATGGACCGGGAGCCCCATGAAGCCCGGTTCTGTGCTGAGTGCAATAAACGACACAGTGCTGAGGAGGGAGACCTGTGGGCAGAGTCCAGCATGCTGGGCCTGCGGATCACATACTTTGCCTTTATGGATGGCAAAGTCTATGACATAACTG aGTGGGCAGGTTGCCAGCGGATAGGAATCTCTCCTGACACACATCGTGTGCCCTACCACATCTCTTTTGGTTCCAAAAGTAACAGTGGCACAAACCGCCATAG atccCCTTCAGACCATCCGCCAGGTGCAGGCTCACCTGCAGACCTACAGGACTTCTTCAACCGTATCTTCCAGGGGGGTTCTCCCGCTGATGCTTCCTCCAACGGTGGGTTCTTCTCCTCAGGAACGCCTCCCCATCATCCCTCAGGGGCTGGCGCAGGGACTGGTGGACTGTTTTCAGGTCCCCCTCCCCAGCCAGGTTTCTTTAACCCTGGGGCACAACGAGGAGAAGCTAGTGAATGTTGGACTGAAGGAGGAA